The Stackebrandtia nassauensis DSM 44728 genome includes the window GCAGAAGGAGGCCGACGAGGCCTCGGCCGAGCGGTTGGAACGACTGCGCCGCGAACTGGCCGACAAACGCGAGGAGCTGTCGGCGATCTCGCAGCGCTGGGGCGTGGAGAAGGAGCACATCACCGCGATCTCCCAGATCAAGGAGGAGCTGGAGCAGCTGCGCGGCGAGGCCGAGCGGGCCGAGCGCGACTCGGACCTGGCCAAGGCCTCCGAACTGCGCTACGGCCGGATCCCGCAGCTGGAACAGCGACTGATCCAGGCCGAGTCCGAGCTGGCCAAGCTGCAGAACGACGGCTCCATGCTCAAGGAGGAGGTCGAGAGCGACGACATCGCCGAGGTCGTGGCCTCCTGGACCGGCATCCCGGCGGGCAAGCTGCTGGAGGCCGAGACCGCCAAACTGCTGCGCATGGACGAGGAGCTGACCCACCGGGTCGTCGGCCAGGACCGCGCGGTGGCCGCGGTGTCCGACGCGGTCCGCCGGGCCCGCGCGGGCATCGCCGACGAGAACCGGCCCACCGGCTCGTTCCTGTTCTGCGGTCCCACCGGTGTCGGCAAGACCGAACTGGCCAAGGCGCTGGCCTCGTTCCTGTTCGACGACGAGCGCGCCATGGTGCGCATCGACATGAGCGAGTACTCCGAACGCCACTCGGTGGCCCGGCTGGTCGGCGCCCCGCCCGGCTACGTCGGCCACGAGGAGGGCGGCCAGCTCACCGAGGCGGTGCGCCGCCGTCCGTACTCCGTCGTGCTGCTGGACGAGGTCGAGAAGGCCCACCCCGGCGTCTTCGACACCCTGCTCCAGGTCCTCGACGACGGACGGCTCACCGACGGCCAGGGCCGCACGGTGGACTTCCGCAACACGATCCTGATCCTGACGTCCAACCTGGGGTCCTCGGCGATCGCCGACCCGACGCTGAGCCCGCACGAACGCTCCGAAGCGGTGCTGGCCAACGTCCGCGACCACTTCAAACCCGAGTTCCTGAACCGGCTGGACGACATCGTCGTGTTCGACGCGCTGTCCACCGACGAACTGAAGTCCATAGTCGACGTTCAGCTGCACCGGCTGTCGGAGCGGCTGGCCAACCGGCGCCTCCACCTGGAGGTCGACGACGCCGCCCGCGTCTGGCTCGCCGACCGCGGCTTCGACCCGGTCTACGGGGCCCGGCCGCTGCGGCGCCTGATCCAAAGCGCCATCGGCGATCCGCTGGCCCGGCAGCTGCTGGCCGGAGACATCACCGACGGCGACACGGTGACGGTCAGCGTCGCCGAGGACGGCGGTTCCCTGGTGCCACGGAAACGTCCCTGAGCCCCCGCTGAATAGCCGCTTGACGTGAGTTGACCGCATAAGGCGAGATCACCAGTCCCTTGTGCACAGCTCCACAGCTTGGGTCTTCATCGGCGACTTCGTGGCCGCTAGGGGCGCACCGTTGAGCGATACCGACGCGACGTCGGCGACGAACTTGGCGCGAGCCGCGGCGGCGCTTGGCCTGCGGCTTCCGGCCGCGCTGTGGGAGGCTCATGCGTTGTTTGGCGCGCGATCGGATCTGGTCGCGAACTTGGATCCGTTGTCGACGCCCGCCGAGATGTTCGTGCTTGGCTGGTGCGGGACGTGGGGACAGCGGGAAGGCAGACAGCGGCCAGCGCGAGAACTCGGCGCGACGCCTGAGGCCACAGTAGGCTGGCGGCGTGTTCACGGTTCCAGGAAACGAGGTACCCGCCAGGCCGGGCGCCCTGTACGCGGGCGTCATCGCGGCGGTGTTCGCGTTGGTGGCGTCCGGTGCCGAGGGGTATTTCTGGCTCAGGATCTACAGCACCCTGACCGGGATGCTGCCGCCCGAGGCCGCCGCCGACAGCGAGGCGCAGCAGTCGCTGGCCGTGTGGAACGGGTTCCTGATCGCGATCGTGGTCGTCAGCATGCTGCTCAGCCTGATAGCGGCCGGTGGGGTCGCGTTCGCGTTGCGGGGTGCCAACGGCGGCCGGATCGCGGTGTGGATCGCCGGGGGTATCGCGATCGCCTGGCACCTGTGTTGCAGCGGGTACGTGCTGTTCTTCCGGACCATTTTCGCGCAGGCCGCCGCCCAGTCCCGCACGGACGGGTACAACGGCAACGACGTGGACCTGAACGAGCACTTCCCGATGTGGCTGGTCGACTCGGCGATCGGCAGCGGATTCGCCGTGGGCATCGCCTCGATCGTGGCGGTCACGTTGATCGCCTTGCCGCCGGTCAACCGGTACTTCCGGGCGTTGCGGGCTCGGCCGGTGCCGTACGTGCCGCCCACCATGCCGGGGCAGTGGTGACCTAAGCCGCGGATCAGTTCCACGACCGCGATGACCGCGAACACTCCGAACAGGATCGCCGCTCCGCGCTGGATCCACTTGAGCGGGACGTAACGCACCACCACGCGTCCGAGCACGACCGCCAGCGCCGCGACGGTGATCAGTCCCAGGGCCGCGCCGGTGAACACCTCCCACGGAGCCGAGTAGTGGGCCGACAGCGCCGCCGTGCCCAGCTGCGAGGCGTCGCCCCATTCGGCGGCGAACAGGACGCCGAAGCTGGTGAACACCGTGGGCCAGAAGGAGAGTCCGTTGCGACCGTTGCCGGTCTCGTCATCGTCGTCGGAAGCGAGACTCTCGCGGAACAGCAGCACGGCGCCCACCGCGAACAGCAGGGCCACAATGGAGAGCACCACCCAGGACGGCAGCAGGCCCAGCAGGCCACCGGCGGCGACGGCGATCGCGGTCTGCACCACGAAGGCCGCCGAGACGCCCAGCAGCACCGGGATCGGCTTGTACCGGCTGGACAGCACCAGCGTGGCCATCATCGTCTTGTCGGGCAACTCGGCCAGGAAGATCAGGCCGAAGGCCGCGAACAGCGGTACCCAGCTCACGCGGCACCGTAGCTTTCGGCGGCCAGGCCGCTCGCCCGCGCCAGGACCACTTTGACCGGAAGGTCGAGCGCGGTGGCGGCGGCCTCGACGTCGGCGTGCTCCACCGACACGTTGACGATCCGGCCGTCGTCGCGGGCGAGCTTGACGCCGATCGTCTGTCCGTCGAGGACGATCGAGCCGTACTCGCGGTCCAGCGCGTGTTTGCCGACCTCGTTGACCCGCAGGCCGATCGTGGAGGTGTGGGCGAAGATCGCCGAGCGGACCCGAGCCTCGACGTCGTGGCCACAGAGGACACTCAGGGTGTGGGCGGGGCGGCCCTTCTTCATCAGGATCGGGGTCAGCCAGGCGTCGCTGGCCCCGGCGGCCAGCAGCGCGGCCAGCACCTGCGGCCACAGTCGCGGGTCGAGGTCGTCGACGTTGGCTTCCATGACGAGGGCGGACGGGCGGTCACCGGCCGCCACGGTCGGGGCCGCGTGGTGGTGCCCGTGCGAGTGGGCGTGGTCGGCCCGGGTCGGCTGCGAGCCGAGCACCAGCCGCAGCACGTTGGCGCGTTCGGCCGGGTCACGCCCGCCCGCGCCGACCCCGACGGCGTCCACCGTCATCAGCGGCATGGTGCCGTAGGCCGTGGCGTGCGCGGCGATGATCGCGGCACCCGTGGGGGTGCAGGCCTCGTAGGACACCTCGCCCGCGACCGGCGCCTTGGCCCGCGACAGCACCGCGAGCGTCGCGGGCGCGGGCAGCGGGATGCCGCCGTGGGCGCCGCGCGTGACGCCGCCGCCCGCCGTCACCGCCGAGCACACGATCCGGCCCAGGCCCCGGTTCTCGGCCAGCCAGTGCAGTCCGGCGCAGGCGGCGACCACGTCGGCCAGCGAGTCGAGGGCGCCGACCTCGTGGAAGTGGACGTCGTCGAGCCGAACCCGGTGCGCGGCGGCCTCGGCGTGGCCCAGCCGGGTGAAGACGTCGATGGCCTTGTCGCGGACCGGTTGCGGCAGTGAGGCTTCGGTGATGAGCCGGACGATGCTGGCGTAGCGCCGGTCGATGGTGCTCTGCGGACAGTCGACGTCGACCTTGGTCGCGGCCAGGCCGTGCCGGGTGGTCTCGGTGGCTGTCAGCCGCACCGGCTCGACACCGAGAGCGTCCACACTGGCCCGCAGCACCTCCAGCGGCACCCCGGCGTCGACGAGCGCGCCGAGGAACATGTCACCGCTGGCGCCAGCGGCAGCGTCGATCCAGCAGATCACGCGGGCTCCACCCTTCTCACGTCCGTCGTCAGGCGACGATTATCGCCGTCACCGACCGGCGGTGCAGCAGACTCGCCACGTGAGTTGCGGCACCACCGGCTCAGGTCAGGGCCCGCCGGACGTCCTCGACGGTCGCCGGGGAGAAGTAGTCGCGGATCGAGGTGATCAGCCCGTCCCGCACCCGGATGACCTGAACATAGGAGCTCTTGACCACCTCGCCGGTGCCGCTGTTGGCCATCGCCACCGTGAACTCCGGGATGATGACCTCGGGGTCGGCGGTCTCGTGGACCACGACCGTCGACTCGGACTGCACGGGCTGGTTCTCGGCGGCGGGGGTCGCGGCCCGCAGTCTCACGATCATGTCGCGGATCTCGTCGCGACCGGTGAACCGGTTGGGCACCGGCTCGGCCACGAACGGGAACTCGATGACGCAGTCGGGGGCGTACAGCGCGAGCTGCGCGTCGATGTCACCCTGCATTCCATACCAGACACTGCGCTCCCAGACCTGCCGCGGCGTCAGTCCCGCATCGTTCACGTGAGGGCTCCCTTCGTCCTCACTATCCTCGCAGCACACACGGCCGCGCCAAAGCCATTATCGATGTTCACAACGGACACTCCGGGGGCGCAGGAGTTCAGCATCGTCAGCAGCGGCGCCAGTCCGCCGAAGGCGGCGCCGTAGCCGACCGAGGTGGGCACCGCGATCAGCGGCACCGCGACCAGGCCGCCGACCGCTGACGGCAGCGCGCCGTCCATGCCCGCCACGACGATGACGCAGTCGGCGGTCGCGAGGGTCTCGCGCGCGGCCAGCAGCCGGTGCAGTCCCGCGACGCCGACGTCGGAGATCTCCACCACCGACAACCCGAAGGCGCGGGCGGTGAAGGCGGCCTCGGTGGCGACTGGGAGGTCGGAGGTGCCCGCGCACAGGACGGCGACGGTGCCCAGGTTCGGGGTGGGCAGGGCGCCGATCGCGACGATGGCCGCCAGCGGATCCTCGGTCACCGGCTCGGAGGTCGAGCGCAGGGCCGCGCGGGTCTCGTCGCTGGCGCGGGTCACCAGGATCGGATGCTCGGGGTGGGCCTGGCGCAGCCGGGCGGTGATGGAGAGGACCTGGTCCACCGTCTTTCCCGCCCCGTAGACGACCTCGGGTTCACCGGTGCGCAGCGGCCGGTGGGTGTCCACTTTGGCGAAACCCAGTTCGGCGTAACCGGGGCCGTCGGCGAAGACGCCGTCGGTCAGGCGCCGGGCCGCCTCGGTCACCGAACTCTCGCCGGACGCGACCGCCTCCAGCAGCGACCGGATCGCCTCGTTGTCCACACGCCCTCCTGCGGTTCGCACAGCCCGATTTCGCCCAGTATGCTTCCGAAGCATGCCGGAGCCCATGGTGGTCGCGCATCGCGGAGCGAATGTCAATCTGCCGGAACAAAGCCTCGCCGCTTACGTCGAAGCCATAGACGTTGGCGCCGACGCGATCGAGTGTGATGTTCGCCTCACCAAGGACGGACACCTGGTCTGCCACCACGACCGGACCATCAACCGCACCAGCGACGGCAAGGGCGCGATCGCGGAGCTCACCCTGGCCGAGTTGCAGAAGTTCAACTTCGCCCGCAAGAACGCCCCCGCCAGCGAACACCACCAGATCCTCACCTTCGAGGCACTGTTGCGCCTGATCAGCGAGGCGCCGCGCACCATAACGATGCTCATCGAGGCCAAGCACCCGTCCCGCTACGGCGCCCGGATCGAGCACGCGCTGCACGAGTCACTGGCCAAGTTCCCGGGTCTGGACGTGATCGTGATGTCCTTCGCCCGCGCCGCCGTCACGCGATACCGGACCCTCGACGCCGAGGTGCCACTGGTGTGGCTCTTCGAATACCCGGTCGGGGGACCCCCGCCGGGGGCGACGATTCTGGGTCCCCGCATCGACGTGCTGCGGGCCAAGCCGCGGTTGATCGAACGGGCCCACGCCGCCGGACAGCGCGTGTTCGTGTGGACGGTCAACACCCCTGAACAGGTGAAATACGTCCGCGACGCCGGAGCCGACGCGATCATCACCGACGATCCCGCCATGGTTTTGCGGGCCCTGGGAAGGGTCTGAGACCAACGCCATACACAATTGGGCCATATTTCGGTTGACGGGTGATCAGCCACGCGGAGGACACGCGTGCCGAATCGGCGGATCAGCGGTATCTTCTAGACGGATCTGCTCGCTGTTTGACGGATCCTCGGTTGACAATGTGTTCGGCGAAAGCGACCAATCGGGTCAGGTGACCCGGTGACGCTCACAGTGGGAGGCGACCATGCACACGATGGTCAACACCCCTGCGTCCTGGCAGGCACGGGTGCCCCATCACGCCCGCAGTGCTGCCGCCGTGCGCCGCTGGCTGGCCGGACTCGCCGGTGACCTGCACTCCCAGCACCTCGCCGACCTGCACGCCGTCGCCACCGAACTGATCTGCAACGCCGTGCGGCACGCCACCCCGCTGCCCGACGGCGACCTGTCCGTCCACTTCCAGATGAACGGCGGCACCATCGAGTTCGCCGTCACCGACGGCGGCGCCAGCACCCGGCCGTTCGTCCGGGCCCTGAACACCAGCGCCTCCGACGGTCGCGGCCTGCTCATCGTCACCGCCCTGGCCGAACAGTGGGGGGTGCGCGACGAGTCCGGCGGCCGCACCGTGTGGGCCCGGCTCACCGGCACCGACGTGCCACCACTGGACGAGGTCGACACCGAACCGCTGGGCGCTCCGGCGAACAACCGGGCCAAGACGGACACCACTAAGCTGTCCCAGTGAGTAAGCGACGCAAACAACACCGCGCGACAGCGGCGAAGCCCGAGAAGACCAAGGTTCGCGACGTCTACGTCCCGCGGCCGTTCGCCGACCTTCCCAACGAGGGCGACTGGATCGCGATGCGGGAACTGCTGCCCGCCGCGACCGCCCCGCTGACCGTGAAGCCCGAGTACGCCGACAAACTCGGCGACCGGCAGCTCACGCTCGCCACCGTGTTGCCGCTGGCCTGGCCCGCCATGAGCCGCGCCGACGGACAGGTCTTCGTCGCCATGCAGCGGCAGTTCCAGTCCGGGGACGTCAGCCGCGACATCGCCGCCTCGCTGCTGGCGGCACTGGACGCCGAGCCGGGGCACCCGGTCGCGGTGCCCGCGCGTCCCGGCGAGGGACCGCGGATGCAGGACGTCATCGAACTCAAGAGCCTCGAAGTGTCCATTCACGACACATTTGACTTCTGGCTCGGCGAGGACACCGACACCGACGACCCGCAGGTCAGCGCCAGCATGGAACGGGCCAACGCGTCGATCTACCCGACCAGCCGCCTAGACGCCGCCAAGAGCGCCTACTGGTGCCAGACCCCCGACAACACCCACGTGCGCATCGTCCTGGAAGAGGACGAGGACGCCGCGCTGGCGGCACTGGCCCGGCTGCGCGCCGCCGAGGAACTCAAACTCGTCCCCGACTCCAAGTTCGCCGGGATGTTCCGCACCCACGGTGTGCTGATCCCGGTGTGGGACCTGGCCGCCGACACCGTCGCCGACGACTGCGAGAAGCCGGTCACCGAGTTCGCGGTCCGCTACGCCGAGGCGCTGGCGAGCACCGAACCGCTGACCTCCGCCGAACGGCGCGCCAAGGACGGCCTCGTCGGACGACAGCTGAACCTGAGGTAGTCCGCATCCCCATGGAACGGACGACCAAGGGCGGGCTCTATCTCGACTTCGCCCTGTATGGAGTGTCGGCTGTCTTCGCCATCGCCACCGCGCTGTGGTCGACACTGGAGCCACACCGGGTGTGGGGCGGCATGGCCACCGGCGGCTACCTTCCCGCCGCGCTGCTGACCCTGATGCTGCTGTTCCGCTACGCCGTTCCCGTGGTCACTCGCATGTGGATCACCGTCGCGGCCGCCGTCGCGGTCACCCTGATGCCACTGGTGGGCGAGGCCGCGCAGCGCGCCGCCGGGGTCGCCGCGATGGCGCAGGAGGAGGTCCTGGTCGTCGAATCTGGCGGGGTCCGGCTGCTGGAGACCGGTTCGCCGTACCTGTCACTCGCCGAGATCGCGAAACTGCCCGACGCGCTGCTGGGCTACAACCCGTACCAGCCCGGCATGTCCGTCTTCGGACTGCCACGGGCACTGTTCGGCCAGAACTTCCTCACCGACGCCCGGATCTGGTTCGCGGTCGCGACCCTGGCCGCGACACTTGCCGCGCTGACGATGCTGCGCCGCGCCGGACTGACCCGGGGCGCCTGGGTGCGGGGGCTACAGGCCGTCGGGGTGCTGCCGATCTGCGCGCTGACGCTGGCCACCGGCGGAGACGACCTGCCGGTGGTGGCACTGTGCCTGCTGGCCTTCGCGTGCGTCGCCACCGGACGCTTCACCGGCGCCGGGTTCGCGATCGGCGGTGCGGCGGCGCTGAAACTGCTGGCCTGGCCGGTGCTGATCGTCGTGCTGGTGCTGGCCTTCAAGCGCGGCCGGTTGTTGCCACTGGCGCTGCCCGCGTTGGCGTTGCCGTTGGGAACGCTGGCACCGATCCTCATCACCCACCCGGCGGAGTACTTCGCCAACGTGATCCAGTTCCCGCTGGGCAACGGCCTGGTCGCCTCGCCCGCGGCCTCCCCGCTGCCGGGTCACCTCATCGCGGCCCACCTGCCGTCCGGCCGGGTCTTCGCGATCGCGCTGCTGGTACTGGCCGGCGCGGCGGTCGGCTGGCTGGTGCTGGCCCGGCCACCCGCGACCGCCTTCCGGGCGGCCGGACTGTCGGCCGTCGGTCTGCTGGCCGCGATCCTGCTGTTGCCCGCCACCCGGTTCGGCTACCTGCTGTACCCGGCGGTCTTCGGCGTGTGGTGGTGGGTGCTCAAGCAGATCGAGGCCCCCGCCTCGCAGTGGGGACCGCACACCGACCCGGCTTCCGAAGGCACCGAAGGAACCGAAACAGCGGGCGACACCCGCTGGTCAAGATGAGTTCCTTCTAATGAAAAACACGCCATCCCCGTATGCGGAAACTGGCATGTAGCAGGTACCGTTGGTCGGCATGGAGATGACATGTCCCAAGTGCCACGCGAAAATGCGCCAGTTCGAGCGCAACGGGGTGACGATCGACCAGTGTTCCGAATGCCGCGGAATCTTCCTCGACCGCGGTGAACTGGAACACCTCATCGACGCCGACGCCAAGTACAACGCTCAGCAGGCCCCGCCGCCCCCCGCCTCGGCTCCCCGGCCCCCGGCCGCGCCGCAGGCCCCGGCCGCTCCGGGCCACTACCCGCCGCCGCCGTCGCCGTATGGCCACGGTGGACAGCCGCACTACCGGCACGGCCACGGGGGCGCCCACTACCGTCACGGGCACGGTGGCTACGGGCACGGGCACAAGCGCCGCAAGAGCTTCTTCGAGAACCTCTTCGACTAAACCGCATACGTAGACGAAGCCCGTCCACCCGCGAACCGGGTGGACGGGCTTTTCACGTTCGCGTCACGCGTCGGGCGTGCGGTTCCAGGTCCAGGCGTAACCGGAGTCCTCACAGGCCAGCGCGCCCTCGCACAGTTCGAGCGGCCGGAAGGTGTCGACCATGACGGCCAGCTCGTCGAAGTAGTCGGCACCGATGGCGCGCTCGGGGGCACCCGGCTGCGGGCCGTGGGTGAACCCCGAGGGGTGCAGCGAGATCGAACCCTGCTCGATGCCGGAACCCTTGCGGGCCTCGTAGTTCCCGCCGGTGTAGAACAGCACCTCGTCGGAGTCGACGTTGTGGTGGTTGTACGGCACCGGGATCGCGTCCGGGTGGTAGTCCACTTTGCGCGGTACGAAGGAGCAGATCACGAAGTTCGGCCCCTGGAAGGTCTGGTGCACCGGCGGCGGCTGGTGGATCCGCCCGGTGATCGGCTCGAAGTCGTGGATCGAGAACACCCACGGGTACATGTGCCCGTCCCAGCCGACCACGTCGAAGGGGTGGTGGGCGTAGGTGAACTTGGTCCAGATGGTGGCCGCGCCCCGGCCCCGGTGCTGCACGTAGACGTCGACGTTCTCGCCGTCGACCACGAGCGGCTCCGACGGCCCCCGGATGTCGCGCTCGCAGTAGGGCGAGTGCTCCAGGAACTGGCCCCGCACCGACAGGTACCGCTTGGGCGGCGTGATGTGACCGGTCGACTCCACCACCAGAGTCCGCAGTGGAGTATCACCGGTGGGCACGATCCGGTAGATCGTCGACATCGGCATGATCAGGTAGTCACCGCTGACGATGTCGATGACGCCGAACGACGTCTCCACCCGCGCGGCGCCGTCCTCGACGTACAGACACTCGTCGCCGAGGTTGTTGCGGTACAGCACCGAGGCCTGTGTCGACATCGCGTACGAGATCCGGCAGTCCGCATTGGACAGCAGGTGCTGTCGGTCCAGGATCGGGTCGCCGCCGCCGTCCAGCTTGTGGGTGCGCAGGTGCCGCGGCTTGAGCGGGTGGTTCGGCTCGGGCGCCGCCGCCGTCGGGAAGTGCTGCGTGGAAGCCGAGATCGCGGTGGGCAGATGCCGGTGGTACAGCAACGAGGAATCGGACGAGAAGCCCTCCTGGCCGACGAGTTCCTCGGCGTACAGGCTGCCGTCCGGCTGACGAAACTGGGTATGCCGCTTGGGAGGAAGCTCCCCTACGGCGCGGTAGTAAGGAATGGTCCGCCTCCTAGACTCTTTCGCCGTGACGTACACGGGCGTCGTTCGATCACCAGACTAACCCGAACGATGGTTAACCCCCGCCACGAGCACCAGGCCCCGATCGGGGTCCTCTATTGTCGGAAAATATGTGTTCCCATCAGCTCAACGCCATTCCATCTCTGTTGCGCGGGTTGATCGATGACGCCGCCGTCTTCCCGCCCGGAAACGCCCCGCTGCCCGAAGCGCTGGCCAGTCACCGCGAACACCGAAACGCCTGGTACGCGGGGCTGGTGGGGCCGCTGTTGCTGCCGTCCAGCAAGCTCGCGGACGTGCCCGAATCCGACGAACCACTGCGGGTCGGACTCATCGCCGACACCGGAATCGAGGCCGTCTCACAGGTGCTGGCACAGCTGCCGCCCGGCGTCGAGATCACCCACGTCGAGGCGCGGGCCGACGACGACGAGGCGATGGAGGCCCTGGTGGCGGCCTCGACCCGCTGGGGACTGCGGGTGTTCGCTGAAATACCCATGACGGCGGATGTGTCACACGCCCTCAAGACCCTCGGTCCCACCTCGATCACACCCAAGTTCCGCACCGGCGGCGAGACCGCCGACAAGTTCCCGTCGCCGCAGACCCTGGCCACCGCGATCGTCGGCTGCGCCGAACAGGGCCTGAGTTTCAAACTCACCGCCGGTCTGCACCGGGCGGTGCGGCACACCGACCCCGAGACCGGTTTCGTCCACCACGGTTTCGCCAACGTGCTGCTGGCCGCGACCGACGCCGACGGAGGAGCGGGTGTCGCATCGGTGACAGATACGCTGTCAATTACCGAATCCGGGCCACTTCGTGACCGGATTCGTGGCATGCTCGCTCACCCGCGCCCGCTGTGGGTGGGATTCGGATCCTGCAGCATCGTCGAGCCTCTTGAAGACCTCAGCGGGCTTTCGTTGGTATACGAGGAGAGTTAACAACAGTGACGTGGCTTGAGTCGGCAGTCGACAGCCCCTACGGTATCCACCACCTTCCATACGGAGTTTTCTCCACAACGGACAATCCGGCCCGACGGCTGGGTGTCCGCGTCGGCGACCAGGTCCTCGACCTCAAGCTGGTCGTCACCAGCGGCACCTGCGCCAACTGCGAGACCTGCACCGCCCTGAGTTCGTCCACACTGAACGACTTCATGGCGCTGGGCCCCGAGGTGTGGTCCAAAGTGCGCACGCAGCTCCAGGACGCGCTCACCGACGAGACCCTCGCCGAACCGATGTCGCGCATGCTCACCCCGGTCGCCGACGTCACCACCCACCTGCCGTTCACCCCGGCCGACTATGTGGACTTCTACTCCTCCGAGCACCACGCCACCAACCTGGGTCGGCTCTTCCGTCCCGACGGCGACGCCCTGATGCCGAACTGGAAGCACCTGCCGGTCGGCTACCACGGCCGCTC containing:
- a CDS encoding homogentisate 1,2-dioxygenase is translated as MPYYRAVGELPPKRHTQFRQPDGSLYAEELVGQEGFSSDSSLLYHRHLPTAISASTQHFPTAAAPEPNHPLKPRHLRTHKLDGGGDPILDRQHLLSNADCRISYAMSTQASVLYRNNLGDECLYVEDGAARVETSFGVIDIVSGDYLIMPMSTIYRIVPTGDTPLRTLVVESTGHITPPKRYLSVRGQFLEHSPYCERDIRGPSEPLVVDGENVDVYVQHRGRGAATIWTKFTYAHHPFDVVGWDGHMYPWVFSIHDFEPITGRIHQPPPVHQTFQGPNFVICSFVPRKVDYHPDAIPVPYNHHNVDSDEVLFYTGGNYEARKGSGIEQGSISLHPSGFTHGPQPGAPERAIGADYFDELAVMVDTFRPLELCEGALACEDSGYAWTWNRTPDA
- a CDS encoding zf-TFIIB domain-containing protein codes for the protein MEMTCPKCHAKMRQFERNGVTIDQCSECRGIFLDRGELEHLIDADAKYNAQQAPPPPASAPRPPAAPQAPAAPGHYPPPPSPYGHGGQPHYRHGHGGAHYRHGHGGYGHGHKRRKSFFENLFD